One part of the Sorangiineae bacterium MSr11954 genome encodes these proteins:
- a CDS encoding TIGR00730 family Rossman fold protein, with protein MRICVFCGSSAGKRPDYMEAARAFGHLLATRGIGLVYGGASVGMMGAVADAALAAGGEVIGVIPRALVDREIAHKGLTDLRVVESMHERKALMAELSNGFVSLPGGTGTLEEAFEVWTWGVLGFHKKACAWLNVAGYYDALMAAIDRMASEGFLKEEHRHMVLVDSDADKLVTQIANYTPPQMKSKWE; from the coding sequence ATGAGAATATGTGTCTTCTGTGGGTCGAGTGCGGGCAAGCGCCCGGACTACATGGAGGCCGCGCGCGCGTTCGGTCATTTGCTGGCCACGCGCGGGATCGGCCTCGTTTACGGTGGTGCGAGCGTGGGCATGATGGGCGCGGTCGCCGACGCGGCGCTCGCCGCCGGCGGGGAGGTCATCGGCGTGATCCCGCGCGCGCTGGTGGATCGTGAGATCGCGCACAAGGGCCTGACCGATCTGCGCGTGGTCGAGTCGATGCACGAGCGCAAAGCGTTGATGGCCGAGCTCTCGAACGGCTTCGTGTCGCTCCCGGGCGGCACCGGCACCTTGGAGGAGGCCTTCGAGGTGTGGACATGGGGCGTCCTCGGCTTCCACAAGAAGGCGTGCGCTTGGCTCAACGTGGCCGGCTACTACGATGCGCTGATGGCGGCCATCGATCGCATGGCCAGCGAAGGGTTCCTCAAGGAGGAGCACCGGCACATGGTCCTGGTCGACTCCGACGCCGACAAGCTGGTCACGCAAATCGCGAACTACACGCCGCCGCAGATGAAGTCCAAGTGGGAGTGA
- a CDS encoding type II secretion system GspH family protein, protein MATKRGFTLIEVVNALALTSIIVAIAMYFVARYLRHAKTAEAVGSLNAMAAAAANYYDTSDANQPAGTQPESAKAMRHFPPSSRASVPPNLTDVRGRRYQSALADWSASPWAELHFSLPQAQFYAYSFESQGSGPQAKATAIAQGDLDGDGIMSRYSITVAPDETLHAKVSPVMERQNPEE, encoded by the coding sequence GTGGCGACGAAACGTGGGTTTACCCTCATCGAGGTCGTGAACGCGCTCGCCCTCACGAGCATCATCGTGGCCATCGCCATGTACTTCGTGGCCCGCTACCTCCGCCACGCCAAAACGGCGGAGGCCGTCGGCTCGCTCAACGCCATGGCCGCCGCCGCGGCCAACTACTACGACACGTCGGACGCGAACCAGCCGGCGGGGACGCAGCCCGAATCCGCCAAGGCCATGCGGCATTTCCCGCCGAGCTCGCGCGCCAGCGTGCCGCCGAATCTGACCGATGTCCGGGGCCGGCGCTACCAGAGCGCGCTCGCCGATTGGTCCGCCTCGCCATGGGCGGAGCTGCATTTTTCATTGCCGCAGGCGCAGTTTTATGCGTACTCCTTCGAATCGCAAGGGAGCGGCCCCCAGGCGAAGGCCACCGCCATCGCGCAAGGGGATCTCGACGGCGACGGGATCATGTCCCGGTACTCGATCACGGTAGCGCCCGACGAGACGCTGCATGCCAAGGTGTCGCCCGTCATGGAGCGCCAAAACCCAGAGGAGTAG